CGCCCCCCCCCCCCGCCCCGCCCCCCCCCCTACTCTACGGACACCGGCAGCTCGTGCTGCCGTTCGTGGGGCCTCCGACTGGCGAGCACCCCGACGACGAATCGACTGGCGGGACCCCGCTGGATCCAGTCGGCTGCGGCCCCCCTCGCAATGCCTCCGCCCGCTCGCACGGGCCACGTAGCGCTGAGTTCCCTTTCGTTGCCGCGCGATTGACCCCCGGGCGCCGCCCGCGCTAAGGTTCACGCGCCGCGGCGCCCTGCGCCCGGCGGGAGGGGGAAGGGCCTCGATCTTCGAGGCCTGGGAAGTCGGTGGAAACCCGACACGGCCCCGCCACTGTGAGCGGTGACGAAGGCGGCCTCGTGCCACTGGGGAAGAACCCGGGAAGGCGCCGCCGGAGGACGACCCGCGAGTCAGGAGACCGGCCCTCTCTCCAGATCACGACCCATCCTTCGAGAGGGAGGACCATGGGACCGCTCCGCTCCGCACCGCTCGCGCTCGCCTCCGTTCTGGCCACGCTGATTCTCGCGACCCCGATTCGCTCGCACGCTCAGGAGCCCGTGCCGCCCCCACCGCCTCCGGCCGGCGCCGACTCTGCCGCCGCGAAGGCGACGGAGGCGCCCGGTTCCGCCACCGCGGTCCCCGCGGTGGCCGAGGAGCCTCGCTATCACCTCCGTCCCGTCGTGGTCACCGGCGAGCGCACGCCGCTCCCGCTCGACCGGGTGCCGCTCGACGTGACGGTGATCGACGAGGAGCGGCTCGAAGCCCAGCGCCCCCTGCTCCTCGCCGAGGCGCTCCGCCAGGTGCCCGCGGTCGACGTGCAGCGCTCGGGAAGTCCCGGGAAGCTGACGGACGTGCGGCTGCGGGGCGCCGATCCCCGTCACACGCTCGTCCTCTTCGACGGCGTTCCGCTGAACGGGCCCTGGCTCGGCACGTTCGACTTCGCGGACTTCACCGATCCGGGCATCCGCCGGGTGGAGGTGCTCGGGGGTCCTGCGTCCTCGCTCTACGGCTCCGGCGCGGTCGGCGGCGTGATCCAGCTCCTGACCCGCGTCGAGGGGGAGCCGTCCGCGCCGGAACGTCTCCGCGCGTTCGCGGAGTACGGAGACGGCGAGACCTTCCGCGGAAATGCCCTGTGGAGCGGCATGGCCGGCTCGATGCCGGTCGGCCTCTCGGTCACCCATCTGGGCTCGGACGGATTCCGGGAGCGTGACGGATACGCGGGCTGGAACGCGACGGCGCGCCTGGACGCGATCGCGGGCGCGTCGAACCGGATCCGCGTGAGCGCGTTCGCCACCGGGGCCGAGAAGGAGCTTCCGTACGACTTCACGTTCGACGGCGCCGACACGACGCTCTCGCCGTTCGGCTCGTCCAAGCAGGTCGCGGACCCGAACTACGACGAGACCGATCGCGTGCTCGCGGGGACCGCGGCCTGGAAGCGGGCGGTCGCGCCGGGCGCGGAGGTCGAGGCGGAGGTGTCCGGACTCTACGGTCGCATCGAGAACGACAACGGT
This is a stretch of genomic DNA from Candidatus Eisenbacteria bacterium. It encodes these proteins:
- a CDS encoding TonB-dependent receptor, whose protein sequence is MGPLRSAPLALASVLATLILATPIRSHAQEPVPPPPPPAGADSAAAKATEAPGSATAVPAVAEEPRYHLRPVVVTGERTPLPLDRVPLDVTVIDEERLEAQRPLLLAEALRQVPAVDVQRSGSPGKLTDVRLRGADPRHTLVLFDGVPLNGPWLGTFDFADFTDPGIRRVEVLGGPASSLYGSGAVGGVIQLLTRVEGEPSAPERLRAFAEYGDGETFRGNALWSGMAGSMPVGLSVTHLGSDGFRERDGYAGWNATARLDAIAGASNRIRVSAFATGAEKELPYDFTFDGADTTLSPFGSSKQVADPNYDETDRVLAGTAAWKRAVAPGAEVEAEVSGLYGRIENDNGPNSPGGDFQDTDLSNTRGIGALRARVEPSAGLSLLAGAEYRGEHVDRSDRSSFFGFESDTAFERSVHARSLYGQLHAEWGGRVVADAGIRLDDHSRHGSYGLPRVAAGIRWHETGVTFRGGYGRAFTAPSLSDLYYPGYSADSLRPERSTTWELGADASWLGGRLAVSATHHHTEFQDLIQSSSFFVPENIGRARIEGQDYSLRVIPHARLTLRAGAAHLIAVDTTDPEDEPDPDDPDRRLSKRPEWRFTASGEITATRALTVTGAWRWVDPVRDPFDFIDVEGNVLRGDTPGYAALDLGASLSLQQWMPARATVRVTNALDRDYSEVKGFPAPGRAVTAGLTVGSW